One part of the Vicia villosa cultivar HV-30 ecotype Madison, WI linkage group LG6, Vvil1.0, whole genome shotgun sequence genome encodes these proteins:
- the LOC131614929 gene encoding alpha-L-arabinofuranosidase 1-like, whose product MSFLPSFTSFIFSLVVCLIIFEYHVDANSNDITSKLVIDAGSGRLIPDTFFGAFFEEINHAGAGGLWAELVNNRGFEAEVSTNGTSNIYPWTIIGENQSSIIVSTEHSSCFERNKIALRMDVLCHKKSCPRGGVGISNPGFWGMNIEEGKKYKVVFYVRSLGPINLQVSFVGSDNGVKIASTKIRAFGVNVTKWSKMETILEAKSTNHNSNLQITTTKKGVLWLDQISAMPLDTYKGHGFRRDLFEMLADLKPKFFRFPGGCYVEGDYLRNAFRWKDTVGAWEERPGHYGDVWKYWTDDGFGYFEGLQLSEDLGAFPIWVFNNGISHHDEVNTSAISPFVQEALDGIEFARGSPKSKWGSLRASMGHPHPFDLRYVAVGNEDCGKYNYEGNYLKFYEAIKHNYPDIQIISNCDGSQQPLNHTADLYDFHIYSNSKDMFSQYTRFDNALRSGPKAFVSEYAVWKEDAGNGSLYAAVAEAAFLIGLEKNSDVVSMVAYAPLFVNTNDRAWMPDAVVFNSYESYRTPSYWLQQFFIDSSGATFLNSILQNSSSSIVASAIQYENSQDGNNYLKVKAVNFGNATENFNILINGLKSKVQQFGSSMVVLTSSNKMDENSFLEPTKIVPKRTPLFNASNDMIVALPPYSVTSLDLLI is encoded by the exons ATGTCTTTCTTACCTTCTttcacttcttttattttctcctTAGTTGTATGTTTGATCATTTTTGAATACCACGTAGATGCTAATTCTAACGATATCACATCAAAACTAGTGATTGATGCCGGTTCTGGAAGACTTATTCCAGATACATTTTTTGGAGCTTTTTTTGAA GAGATAAATCATGCTGGAGCTGGGGGATTATGGGCAGAACTTGTGAATAATAGAG GTTTTGAAGCAGAAGTTTCCACTAATGGGACCTCAAATATTTATCCATGGACAATTATTGgagaaaatcaatcatccattatcGTATCAACCGaacattcttcttgttttgagcGTAATAAAATTGCATTACGTATGGATGTTCTTTGTCATAAAAAATCTTGTCCTCGAGGTGGTGTCGGTATTTCCAATCCAGGTTTTTGGGGAATG AATATTGAGGAAGGGAAGAAATATAAAGTAGTGTTCTATGTTAGATCACTTGGTCCAATTAATTTACAAGTTTCATTTGTTGGATCTGATAATGGTGTCAAAATAGCTTCAACCAAAATAAG AGCTTTTGGAGTTAATGTTACAAAGTGGAGTAAGATGGAAACAATTCTTGAAGCCAAAAGTACTAATCACAATTCAAATCTacaaataacaacaactaaaaaagGAGTATTATGGTTAGATCAAATCTCGGCCATGCCATTAGATACATACAAG GGTCATGGTTTCCGAAGAGATCTTTTTGAAATGTTGGCGGATTTGAAGCCAAAATTTTTTAGATTTCCAg GTGGTTGTTATGTTGAAGGAGATTATTTGAGAAATGCTTTTAGGTGGAAAGATACAGTTGGAGCATGGGAAGAGAGACCTGGCCACTATGGTGATGTCTGGAAGTATTGGACAGATGATGGATTTGGTTATTTTGAGGGGCttcaa TTATCTGAGGATCTTGGTGCATTTCCAATTTGGGTGTTTAATAATGGTATTAGTCATCATGATGAAGTTAATACGTCTGCGATATCACCATTTGTGCAA GAAGCCTTAGATGGTATTGAGTTTGCGAGAGGTTCTCCAAAATCAAAATGGGGTTCTCTTAGAGCTTCCATGGGACATCCACACCCATTTGATTTGAGATATGTTGCAGTAGGAAATGAAGATTGTGGTAAATATAATTATGAAGGAAATTATCTCAAATTTTATGAAGCTATAAAACATAATTATCCTGACATTCAGATTATCTCAAATTGTGACGGTTCTCAACAACCACTCAATCATACAGCAGATCTTTATGATTTTcat atttattcaaattcaaaggatatgTTTTCCCAATATACAAGGTTTGATAATGCATTACGATCCGGGCCAAAG GCATTTGTTAGTGAGTATGCTGTTTGGAAGGAAGATGCGGGAAATGGAAGCCTTTACGCAGCTGTGGCTGAGGCTGCATTTCTTATTGGACTTGAAAAAAATAG TGATGTCGTCAGCATGGTTGCCTATGCACCCCTCTTTGTAAACACAAATGACAGAGC TTGGATGCCAGATGCAGTTGTATTTAACTCTTATGAAAGTTATAGAACTCCAAGTTATTGGCTCCAACAATTTTTTATTGACTCTAGTGGAGCAACCTTTCTTAATTCAATTCTTCAAAATTCTTCTAGCTCAATTGTTGCATCAGCAATTCAGTATGAAAATTCTCAAGATGGAAACAATTATCTAAAAGTCAAG GCAGTGAATTTTGGAAATGCAAcggaaaattttaatattttaataaatggtTTAAAATCGAAAGTTCAACAATTTGGTTCGTCAATGGTGGTGCTTACATCCTCCAATAAAATGGATGAGAATTCTTTCTTAGAACCAACAAAG ATTGTGCCTAAAAGAACTCCACTTTttaatgcaagcaatgacatgATTGTTGCTCTTCCTCCTTATTCAGTTACATCACtagatttattaatttaa